The Paroceanicella profunda genome contains the following window.
TCGGCCTCCACCCGCAGGTGCAGTCCGAGCGCCAGGCGCTGCTCTCGGTCTCGAAGGGCACCACCCACATCCGCTCGCATGTCGACGTGGACACCGAGCACGGGCTCGCCGGCATCGAGGGCGTGGCCGAAACCCGCGCGCGGCTGGCCGGCATCGTCGACATCGAGATCGTCGCCTTCCCGCAGTCCGGCATGATGATCCGCCCCGGCACCGCCGAGCTGATGGACGCCGCCCTCTCCGCCGGCGCCGACGTGGTGGGCGGGCTCGACCCCTGCGGCATCGACCCGTGACCCGAAAGCCCATCTCGAC
Protein-coding sequences here:
- a CDS encoding amidohydrolase family protein; this translates as MTSLLLRNTRPMGAAATDIAILDGRFAATGTPLPEGAEVIDCEGAILAPGLVEAHTHLDKSLLGLPWYRNEVGPRLIDKIENERAVKVSLGLHPQVQSERQALLSVSKGTTHIRSHVDVDTEHGLAGIEGVAETRARLAGIVDIEIVAFPQSGMMIRPGTAELMDAALSAGADVVGGLDPCGIDP